Proteins from one Terriglobales bacterium genomic window:
- a CDS encoding antibiotic biosynthesis monooxygenase, with translation MFARMVECSVKPGKLHEFNLIIRNDLILNLRRQPGFIDVVNLVAATEPDHAVILSLWRRQEDAERYHREQFSQVLNRIDHLLKATPDVRTFHVDVSTVHKVAVAA, from the coding sequence ATGTTTGCCCGCATGGTGGAATGTTCGGTGAAACCCGGAAAGCTCCACGAATTCAACCTGATCATCCGCAATGATCTGATCCTCAACCTGCGCCGGCAGCCCGGCTTTATCGATGTGGTCAATCTGGTGGCCGCCACCGAGCCCGATCACGCCGTGATCCTGAGCCTGTGGCGCCGCCAGGAGGACGCGGAGCGCTATCACCGCGAGCAGTTCTCCCAGGTCCTGAACCGCATCGATCACCTGCTCAAGGCGACCCCCGACGTGCGCACCTTCCACGTCGACGTCTCGACCGTGCACAAGGTCGCCGTGGCCGCGTGA